CCATTGCTTCCCAATCTTTCTTAGAAATACGGGTCGCAGCTTCTTTGCAACGGATGAGAAGTTCGGTGATGTAAAGGTAATTTACTAGAGTTTGAGCTTCCTCCTTTGTAAAGCTAGTATTTTCCTTTGTGAGATTAAACCCGTTGAGCCACGCTTCTAGCAAGCGATTAGCCCAATCTTTCCACTCTTGAGATGGTGCATCTCTTCTCGGAATTGATTCTTGTAACTGATTTAATTTTTTAGGCAACTCTTCTAAGGTCTTCGATGTGAAAATGTTGTCTTGAATAGCATAGATAAGACTGGCGCTGTCTCTGGCGCTGTCTCTGGCGATGGCGATGGCTCTGTCGATGTCTCTGGCTCTGGCTCTGGTTCTGTCGATGTCGATGTCGATGTCTCTGGCTCTGGCGATGTCGATGGCGATGTCTCTGGCGATGTCGATGGTGATGTCGATGCCGCTGGCTCTGGCGATGTCGATGTCGATGTTTCTGTTGCTGGCGCTGGCGATACTTAATGCAGCAGCCCTGGTATTCAGGGAGGCATTTTGGGTGTCTGTAATGTATTGCGCCCAAGCAATCAGGTTTTCCACTTTTTGACTCTTGGCAGCATACACCCCTGCACTCTTTTCCATTTTGGATAGAAGTGTCTGAATCCTCCCCCTCAGCAGCCCTGCCACGAGTAAGAAGACCTCACGCCATCGCTTATCGATGATATGCTGCTCAACGAGTTCATCCACGAGCCCTTGGTCAACAATGTACTGAGCAGTGAGATACTCTTGAATCGTCAAGTGTGAGAAGGAATAGGTATTTGTGGCGCGTTCAACCAGTATGCCTTGCTGCACTTCGATGGCTTTGAGCACCGCAGCACCGTCTAAGTGTTTTGGCGCGTTGAGTGTGTCCGCCAGAAATTCGGCGATCCGCTCTGTGATGTCTTTCTTCGAGAAAAAGAGTTGGTCTTGCTTAAAACTGTCGTAGGCAATCTGAGCTAACAGTTCCTTCTCTAGATCCGGGTGAAAGCCTTCATAAATGGGGTCGCGCTCCAACCGTTTTTGGGCCGACCACTCTTTCATCAAGATATTGAGTGCATCACCATACAGTGTGCTGCGATTCGGGGGAAGTATCTGCTCTCTATCATAGACAAGGCAGAGAAACGTCAATAAGAGCGGTGTTTGTGCTAATTCCTTAGTGGCTTTGTGCTCTGGCTGCGATAAGAGTTGCCAATATTTGTCCGCTGTCTTTTCTCTGTTGTCCAAATCTGAGTGAAACCAACGCCGGATGAACTGCTCAATCTGTTCATCATCAAATTCGGCAATTGTGACATCCGTAAAACGCCTGAAGCTGCTTTTATAGGCGGCAATCCGACAGGATGCAACAAAACAGTTTTGATCGTACTGGTCAACAAAGTTTTCAATACATTCCGTGACATGGTTGAGGTTCAACGTAGGTACTTCATCCAGTCCATCAAACAGAATGAGTAATTTCCCCTGGCTTATGGCACAGTTCGTAAAGTCTTGAGCCGCAGGAAATCCACAGACCTCAAATTCTTTTGCAATCACCTCAACTAAGTTGAGTCCAGGGTCTTTCATTGTCTTCAACTCAATGAAAACAGGAATCTGCCCCTTCTGGAGTTGACTATCCGGTTTCAGCGCTTCCATGCCCAGTTTTCGTAGAAATGTGGACTTCCCAATTCCTGGCGCACCCAGAACCATCAAAAATTGGTGCTGGTTAGCGACCTCCATTCCGTCATGTCGTTTACCCGTTCCTAATTGAAAACTCCGACGTGCTGACTGACGATAGGCTTCTTCCAAGTCTTGCTCGGTGCGAAAGTATCGACGGCTTCTGTCATCTAGCAGCTTGATGGCCGTGTAGACAGACTCCAGCGGTACGTCCTCTTTCATCAATCCGGGCATGATTTTGATCCGTCCGTGGCGATCGCGGTAGCGCTGCT
This portion of the Leptolyngbya sp. CCY15150 genome encodes:
- a CDS encoding NACHT domain-containing protein, which codes for MLETVVGAIAGPIFEQVFKVGKFVTDDMEKTKRNVNDINKRLAACQKYEQRYRDRHGRIKIMPGLMKEDVPLESVYTAIKLLDDRSRRYFRTEQDLEEAYRQSARRSFQLGTGKRHDGMEVANQHQFLMVLGAPGIGKSTFLRKLGMEALKPDSQLQKGQIPVFIELKTMKDPGLNLVEVIAKEFEVCGFPAAQDFTNCAISQGKLLILFDGLDEVPTLNLNHVTECIENFVDQYDQNCFVASCRIAAYKSSFRRFTDVTIAEFDDEQIEQFIRRWFHSDLDNREKTADKYWQLLSQPEHKATKELAQTPLLLTFLCLVYDREQILPPNRSTLYGDALNILMKEWSAQKRLERDPIYEGFHPDLEKELLAQIAYDSFKQDQLFFSKKDITERIAEFLADTLNAPKHLDGAAVLKAIEVQQGILVERATNTYSFSHLTIQEYLTAQYIVDQGLVDELVEQHIIDKRWREVFLLVAGLLRGRIQTLLSKMEKSAGVYAAKSQKVENLIAWAQYITDTQNASLNTRAAALSIASASNRNIDIDIARASGIDITIDIARDIAIDIARARDIDIDIDRTRARARDIDRAIAIARDSARDSASLIYAIQDNIFTSKTLEELPKKLNQLQESIPRRDAPSQEWKDWANRLLEAWLNGFNLTKENTSFTKEEAQTLVNYLYITELLIRCKEAATRISKKDWEAMESRLLTLKDIP